The genomic interval CACCATCATCCCTTAGCTTGACAGTTACGGTTGCGTTGCCATTGGCACCTTCCGCCAACTCAAAGCTGAGATTGCCTGATTTATCGATCTCAGGTGCAACTGTGAAGAGTTCTGGTTTGTCAGCGGTGAGTTCAAAGCTAAGCGTTTGCTCAAATTCATCGTTGGCTCCAGGGGAAATGTCCGTTGCCCAGTTTGTAAAGAAGGTGTCCTCTGAATCTTCTGAAACGGTAATGTCACTGCCTTTTGTGAAGCTGGGTGCATCATTGACTGAGAAAACTTCAGTATCCACAAAACTCGTCGTGTCGGAAATTGGGGTTTCATCACCGTTGAGTTCAGTGTCGATCGTGATCCGATTACTGCCATTTGTGAATCCGCCTGTGTAGCTATTATCGATCGCTCGTACTTCTATACTATCCGGGATGCCATTGTAGTTGAGCGCGGGCAGGAAGCGAACCAAGGTATCTTTGGAAAGCGCTAATGCGGTTGCATCATCATCAACAGCACCGATTTCAAACCAGTTCGCGCCATTGTCAGTTGAGTACTGCCAAATGCCCTGGGTAGACAGGGACTCATCCCCGATAACTGCTACACCTGCAAGGATGTCACCTGCATCAAAATCGTCAAATACGGGGTCAAATAAGGTCGAGACCGTAGTTCCAGCCGGGTTGGTCAGGTCTTCGTTAATTGCGGTAAGGGTGGCATCGCCAGACAGATCGGGGGCAACGTTCAGCACCGCACTATAATTTTTCATTACATCAGATTGGAATGCCAATCCGGCCGCGATCTCTCCAGTATGAATCTCCAGCGACCAGTCACCCCCTTGATTTGCACTTCCGGTCAGGTCATTGGAAGCAGCAACATCTGCCCCGGTCAACTGACTCAAAATTTTCACAAATGCCCGTCCCAGTTCACCCTCCGCAACATCACAGCCATACAGCAAAATGTCAGCGTCATCGCTTAGCGATTTACCCCAGGACTTTAGCTGGGAGGTATAGGTCGGCAGATTGGCGAGGTTTAACAGTCCACCCCCAAAATCCAGTGCCCCGGCAGTCCCATGCGAGACAATGTGCAGGCTGGTGATGTCGCTGCGTCCTGCCAATGTTTGCGTAATCTGGCTAATGGCATCCTGGGTAGGGCTAAGTAGATGCACTTCAGCGCCAGGAGTCGTTCCGGCTGTCAAGATTTGGGCATCTGGCAGGGTGGCATCAACGAAGACCAGCGAACTGCTACGGAACAGAGGCGAGGTGAGCGGTGCTATTACGGCTGTAGAAACAGAGGAACGGGTGTCATTCAGGGAAGGAAGGGACTGGATGACGGAGGGCACGATCGCAGTTTGGGAGAAGTTCATAGGTTGTAAAAAAAGATAAGGAGGCTATTGGAAGAGAGGGGAGTGCAGCTCCAAAGTTTTGAGGCGCAGAAGGCAGTGCTAGCAGGAACTCAGTCTGCATCAGGACGAAGGCACACCGGAAGCATTCAGCCCCTATGGGGATGACCGCCGGATTTCATTGCCTTCTACGATCGGTTCCTTTCGATAGCTGCCGTAGGGAATATCGATGGAAGCTTCTCTGCGGTAGCCCTCGGCGACATAGGGAACTCCTGCGGAAACTGTTTTAATGCTGTAAGGTATGTTGCCAAGACCAACAATGTCAGAACTGGCGTTCAGATTGTTTTTGACGTGGGCAATCAAGTAGCTGTCAAGATTTGCACCGAACTTGTCATATTTAGTGCGGGCAAAGGTTTGGCTCCGAACGGGTTCTTGATAGGAGCGGATGTTGGCATGATTGAAGTAACCACCCCCTATACTCACTTTGCCAAGGTCAACCTTTGTATTGGTGGTGGCATCAATAAAGGCATCCGCAATGGGTTTTACGATTTCACCGCTCGTGTTTGTTTCAGCATTGGCGACAAAATTTGCTTCTTTCGTCAGCGCGTCCAGGTAAACCTGCTTCGCATTAATTTCGCTGTCGTCAGCAAGCCTGATTGTTGTGTTAGAGCTAACGGTCATAAAGCTTCGCGCAGTATCTTGTGTGTCTGCGGTGAATAAGCCTCCTGATGTTTGACGGGCAGTGGCACGAATGTCAGCCGTGTTTTCGGCTTCAATCCGGGCTATCTCATCGGCAAATATTCTGTCCTTTGCACGCAACCCCACATTGATCGTGTTGTACAGAGTGCTTTCTGTCCGGGTGCCATTTTGGGAAGTGAAGCCAGTTGCGTTAACTTCAGCCTGTGTTTGATTGGAACGGTTGTTAGCGTAGCCCACCAGTCTGACAAATTTACCAGAAAGGGTGGTTTCTCCTTGTGGTAAAACCGTAATGTTATTCCGAATAAAGGATTTAGCTTCGGCAGAGCCTTGGGTTTTCAATCCGCGTATATTGCCTGTGGCGATCGGGTTGGGGTTGTTAAATGCACGACCCAGCACGCTTACAGTATCCTTGGCAAACACAAAACTACCAGTCCCGATCGTTGTTTCTAGTTCCGGAATGCTATAAGCATTCGCGCTGGAACCGACTGTACTACCAATCAGGGAACCGACCGAGGCAGTTGCCCTAGCATTAGTCTGACCCAGGGGTGTCGAACCATCTAGACTCGTATTATTGAGAGCCCACAGGTACACAGTGTTGCCCGCATTAATTTTGACATCCGAGCCCGTTTCTGCTCTAACCTTAGGTCTCCAGTCGGCAGTTGCGATGGATTCCCCAGCATTGCCCACGCCATAAGCCCGACCATTGGCATTGGCATTCAAATCACCAATTGCCTGTGCTTCAATATCTACGGTTTGACGTGCGGCGATGGTAGCGTTGGAGTTTACGGTGGCTCTTACGGTTGGGGTACCCTCAGTGATCGCTACAGAACCGCTGCCTGAAACAATCCCTCCGGTTGAGGCGGTGCTGTCTGCCAGGAGGGTATTTTTTGCTTGTGCATAAAGATATAGATTATCGATGTTACTGATCTTTGTTCCACTGCCTAATTCTGCTTGAGTGGTGCCGCTTTCCACTACTTTTGTCAGCACCAAACCACCAACCACTCCACCTACACTGAGGCTCCATCCCTTCGCTGTGAGTGTGGAATTGCTATTTGCTTTCACATTGAGAGTAGTGCCGCCATTGACGATCGCAGAATTCCCCAGGAGAGCAGCCGTATTGTTTTGGGAGTGAATGGTGGCATAGGCAGCACCCAGTCCAGCAATTCCACCCACGCCGGCAATGGCATTTCCGGTCACAGTTTCATTTCCGTTTGCGGTAATGTCGATCGTTCCGGTGGCGGTTAGGGTCGTTCCCTCACCCACCCAGGCTCTAGTGTTGTTGTTGAGACTGGTAATGTTGACCGAGCCGCCAACGGAAACTGCACCAATCCCTACAGCCCCCGCATCCGCTTTCAGGGTTGTTGTATCTGTTGCCTTAACAGCAATGCTACCTGCCGTTACCGTTGCATTATTACCAATGGAGGCATTGGTGGCTTGCAAATCTCTAAAATTGCCACCCAGAATCGCTCCCGCAGAGAGGGTGTTAATTTGATCATTTGCGGATTTCTTTGCCTCTTTGGCGGTGTCAGAATTCCCCGATTTGTCCCCCCGGTTCCGATTGATGGCGGTATTGAGGGTATCACCAATTCTGCTGAGAGCGTTTTTGCCATCAGAAGTTGTATCTGCACCAATGTTATTGACGATCACTGATCCAGAGATGCCGCCAAGCGCTCCGCTGAAGGCAACCACCGTGCTGTCTATTGTCTTGTTTGCGGTTGCTTGAACGTTCACAGCACCGCTGGTATTGACCCTAATCCAATCACCAATAGACGCAGTGGTAGTGTTACGAATAGTGTTGACGTTGACTGAGGCCCCCAAATCAATCCCACCGGAGCCAGAAACCGATCCCAGCAGGGCAGTCAGTTTAGGAGTATTGGTTGCCAGCACGTCCAGCCCGGTTCCTGTAATGCGGGTATTAGAGCCATTGACCCATGCCTGGGTGGTGGCAGCGATCGAATTGACAACAACCGCACCACTAATTCCACCGGTGCCGCTGCCGCTCCCATTAAATCCTAAGGTTTTAACCGTTTGGGAACCATTGGCATCCACCTGGGTTTTACCGCCGTTCTCCATGGTTGCGTTTTCAATGGAGGCGTTGGTTTTATCGTCAATTACCGTGACGATCACTGCTGCACCTACGGCAGCAGTTCCCCCAATTGACGCACTGCCTGCAAACACTTGAAGGTTGGGTTTGTTGCCGATCGCTTTGGTCGTTGCCTTGACCGTTGCATCCCCCCCTGCTACAACCTGGGAGTATGAGATCAGGGCATCGGTGGTATTGCTCAATTTAGCAACAGACACCGAACCGCCACCGCCAACCCCACCAGAGCCACCGCCACCAATTACTGCGACTTCCACCTTCTCCAGGGTTGTGGCAGCAACATCGACATTGGCACGGGCGCGAACTGAGGAACCGTCGATGTAAGCCTTTGTGGTGTTGTTTAGCAGCGTCGTGTCACTGGTGACGCCCACGCCCGCCGACCCACCAAAAGCGACACTTCCCGCTTTGACATCAATTTGGTTTGTGTCCGCAGCTTTAACATTTACCCCCTGTCTGGCATCGGTGTTGGTGCTGTCCTGGTTGATAGAAGCCGATTGAATGTAGGCAAGGGTTTTGTCTGCAACCAGATTCACGGATGCCGTTGCCGCCACACCCGCTGCGCCGCCACCCGCTCCATTGGCTGTTAGATCCTTAACGGTTTCTTGCGTAGTAGCGATAACCGACAATCCATAGAAAAAGTCCTCGTCTTGAGTCCCATCACCTTTGGGTACAGAAAGTCTCCCATTTGCTTTGGCGTTCACAACGCCGCCATTGATATAAGCAGTAGTCGTATTTTTCAGCGTATTTACACCAGCGGAACCACCTACACCAGCGCTACCCCCGCCTGAAATCGTTCCCCCATAGAAGTTAACCGTATTGTTTGCCTGGGACACGATGGCGATACCATCGTTTGAAGTTAGGGTACTGTTTTGGCTGTAAGCCTCAACGTTGTTTGTCATCAGGTTGATTGCGACTGAACCCGCCACTCCAGTGGTTCCGGCTCCGCCCCCGCCCACCGCAATGGTGGTAATCTCATCTTTACCCATGGCACGGAAAAGAATATCTCGAGCGGAAAGCGTAGCGGAATCCGTGTAGGATTTTACTTTGTTGCGGATGGTGTTATAGGCGAAGGATGCGCCCACGCCCGTATTGCCACTCACACCGACTCCACCCGCGATCGAAGTAATCTTTGACTCATCTTTAGCTTCCAATTCAATGCGTCCCTGAGGGGTTGTGCTAGTGAGGGCGACCGAGGTGCTGCCAGTTCTGGTTGCCGAGGTGATGGCTTCATTCTCGATCGTGTTGATGGAAACCGCCGACAGCCGCTGCTAGC from Kovacikia minuta CCNUW1 carries:
- a CDS encoding beta strand repeat-containing protein, with the translated sequence MEAKDESKITSIAGGVGVSGNTGVGASFAYNTIRNKVKSYTDSATLSARDILFRAMGKDEITTIAVGGGGAGTTGVAGSVAINLMTNNVEAYSQNSTLTSNDGIAIVSQANNTVNFYGGTISGGGSAGVGGSAGVNTLKNTTTAYINGGVVNAKANGRLSVPKGDGTQDEDFFYGLSVIATTQETVKDLTANGAGGGAAGVAATASVNLVADKTLAYIQSASINQDSTNTDARQGVNVKAADTNQIDVKAGSVAFGGSAGVGVTSDTTLLNNTTKAYIDGSSVRARANVDVAATTLEKVEVAVIGGGGSGGVGGGGSVSVAKLSNTTDALISYSQVVAGGDATVKATTKAIGNKPNLQVFAGSASIGGTAAVGAAVIVTVIDDKTNASIENATMENGGKTQVDANGSQTVKTLGFNGSGSGTGGISGAVVVNSIAATTQAWVNGSNTRITGTGLDVLATNTPKLTALLGSVSGSGGIDLGASVNVNTIRNTTTASIGDWIRVNTSGAVNVQATANKTIDSTVVAFSGALGGISGSVIVNNIGADTTSDGKNALSRIGDTLNTAINRNRGDKSGNSDTAKEAKKSANDQINTLSAGAILGGNFRDLQATNASIGNNATVTAGSIAVKATDTTTLKADAGAVGIGAVSVGGSVNITSLNNNTRAWVGEGTTLTATGTIDITANGNETVTGNAIAGVGGIAGLGAAYATIHSQNNTAALLGNSAIVNGGTTLNVKANSNSTLTAKGWSLSVGGVVGGLVLTKVVESGTTQAELGSGTKISNIDNLYLYAQAKNTLLADSTASTGGIVSGSGSVAITEGTPTVRATVNSNATIAARQTVDIEAQAIGDLNANANGRAYGVGNAGESIATADWRPKVRAETGSDVKINAGNTVYLWALNNTSLDGSTPLGQTNARATASVGSLIGSTVGSSANAYSIPELETTIGTGSFVFAKDTVSVLGRAFNNPNPIATGNIRGLKTQGSAEAKSFIRNNITVLPQGETTLSGKFVRLVGYANNRSNQTQAEVNATGFTSQNGTRTESTLYNTINVGLRAKDRIFADEIARIEAENTADIRATARQTSGGLFTADTQDTARSFMTVSSNTTIRLADDSEINAKQVYLDALTKEANFVANAETNTSGEIVKPIADAFIDATTNTKVDLGKVSIGGGYFNHANIRSYQEPVRSQTFARTKYDKFGANLDSYLIAHVKNNLNASSDIVGLGNIPYSIKTVSAGVPYVAEGYRREASIDIPYGSYRKEPIVEGNEIRRSSP